One Halobacterium wangiae genomic window, TCACGCCCCAGGAGGTCGAGGACCTCTTCGGCGTGCTCGACGAACTCACCGAACAGGGGAAGACGGTTATCTTCATCACGCACAAACTCGGTGAGGCGATGCACGCTGCCGACGACGTCACCGTCCTCCGGGACGGGAAGCACGTCGGCTCGGTCGACGCCGGCGAGACGTCCCGGGAGGAACTCGCCGAACTGATGGTCGGCCGCGAGGTCATCCTGGAGGTCCAGAAGCAGCCAGCCGACGTCGGCGAGCGGGTACTCGGCGTCGACTCCCTCTCGGTGCGCGACGACCGGGACGTCCCGGCGGTCCGCGACGTCTCGTTCAGCGTCCGCGAGGGCGAGGTGTTCGGCATCGCGGGCGTCGACGGGAACGGGCAGTCCGAACTGATCGAGGCGATCACCGGCCTGCGCGAACCGGAGTCCGGCACCGTCACGTTCGAGGGCCGAGACCTCTCGGAGGACTCGCGGCGCGAACGGATCGACAACGGGATGGCCTACATCCCCGAGGACCGCCAGGAGCGCGGCCTCGTGATGGAGTTCGACCTCGTCGAGAACGGCATCCTCGGCAGCCAGCACAGCGCGCCGTTCGCCGGGAGCGGCCGCATCGACTGGGAGCAATCGCGGGACCACGCCGAACACGTCGTCGAGGCGTACGACGTGCGCCCGCCGAACGCCGACAACGACGCCGCGTCGCTGTCTGGCGGCAACCAGCAGAAGTTCATCGTCGGCCGCGAGTTCGAACGCGACCCGCGACTCGTCGTCGCCACACACCCGACGCGCGGGGTCGACATCGGCTCCCAGGAGTTCATCCACGACCGCCTGCTGGGGCTGCGCGAGGACGACCGTGCGGTGTTGCTCGTCTCCTCGAAACTCGACGAGGTCCAGGGGCTCTCCGATCGCCTCGCGGTGATGCACGACGGCGACCTGATGGCCGTCGTCGACCCCGAGGCGATCAGCGAGGAGAACCTCGGCCTGCTGATGGCCGGTGAGTACCCGGAGGACTATCCGAGCGCGGAGACGGCAACGCCGGAGGTGGAGTCGTGAACCTGCGCGACCGGGCGCAGGCCGCGATGACCCGGCTCGTACACGCCTCGGGCGTCGAGCGACTGTTCATCAGCCTCTCCGCACTGCTCCTCTCGATCCTCATCGGCGCCGTCATCATCCTCGCCGCCGGTCGCATGACCGACTGCGGGACCGCAGTGTACACGCTTGCGTTCCCGGGCAGTCTGATCACCGGACTGGTTGGCGGGGACGCGATCTTCTCGATGGGGTTCTGTTACGACCCGATCTCCGTCTACGACAAACTGTTCCTCGGCGCACTCGGGGACGTCGTCAACAACCCGACGAACGGCCAGTTCGCCACGACGCTCGCGGAGACGACCATCCTCATCTTCACGGGCGTCGCGGTCGCGATCGCGTTCCGCGCGGGCATCTTCAACATCGGGGCACAGGGCCAGCTCGTCGTGGGCGCACTGCTCACCGCGGTCGTCCTCGTCTACGTCGCACCGACGTTCTCGGGCCTCGGCGTCGTCGGGACGCTCCTCTTGCTGCCGTTCGGCATCCTGCTCGGTGCGCTCGGCGGTGGCGCCTACGGGGCGCTCCCGGGCGCGCTGAAGGCGTACGCGGACGCAAACGAGGTCATCACGACGATCATGTTGAACTTCGTCGCCACGTCGGTCGCCCTCTACCTGGTGTCCGACCACTTCAAGGACCCGGAGAGTTTCGCCGACCAGACAGTCGCGCTCCCCGACTTCTCGCTGTTCCCGTCGCTGCTGTTCCGGGCACGCGACGACTTCTCGCTCGTCGCGCTCGGGCTCGGCGTGCTCACGCTCCTCGGCATCTGGTACGTGCTCACGCGAACCTCGTTCGGCTACGACGTGCGCACGAGCGGTCTCCAGCCGGACGCCGCCGAGTACGGCGGCGTGGACGCCGACCGCACTATCGTCTCCAGCATGGCACTGTCGGGCGCGCTCGCCGGCGTCGGCGGCGCCGTCTACGTGCTGATGGTGCTCGGCAACTTCCAGACCGGCGTCCCGTCGTACGGCTTCGACGGCATCACGGTCTCCATCCTGGCGGGCAACAACCCGCTCGGCGTCGGCTTCGCGGCGTTCCTCTTCGGCGTGCTGAAGAGCGGCTCCATCGTCGTGCAGGTCGGCTCCGACGTGCCACCGGAGCTCGTCGGCGTGCTCCGCGGACTCATCATCCTGTTCGTCGCCATGCCGGAGTTCTTCCGGATGGCCGGCCGCAAGTTCTACTCGGTCCAGCCGACCGGGACACAGCCCGTCGCCGCGGACGGCGGAGGTGGGTCCGATGAGTGACGCGTCCATCCGCGGGCGCACCGAGGCTGCCGTCCGGGGCGCTCACGGCCGGCTGTTCGAGGGGCGCAGTCTCCTCCAGCAGATCGTCATCGGCGTCTCGCTGCTCGCGGCGCTCGGACTGCTCGCGACGGGCATCTTCGCGCCCGACTCGACGGCGAGAGACCTCCTCGCCATCGTGTTCGCCGACTCGACACTCGGCGCCACGCTGCGGCTGTCGGTTCCCATCGCGTTCGCCGCGCTCGGTGGCATCTTCGCGGAGAAGAGCGGGGTCATCAACATCGGTCTTGAGGGGCTGCTCATCATCTCCGCGTTCACCGGCATCTGGGCGACGGACCTGACGGGCAGCGTCTGGATGGGGCTGCTCGGCGGCGTCGTCGCCAGCACGCTGCTCGCCGGCCTGTTCGCGGTGGTCTGCATCGAGTTCCGCGCCGACCAGATCATCGCGGGGCTGGCCGTCTGGCTCATCGCACTCGGCCTCGCGCCGTTCGCGTCCTCCGTCATCTACGGGGGGACGACCTCCGACAGCGTCCCCACGTTCCAGTCGCTCCCGAACATGACGGTGCCCTTCGTGTCGGAGTTCGTCACGACGCCGCTGGGCTTCGTCGTCGAACTCCCGGTCGTCGGCGTCCTCGACCTCCAGTCGTCGCTCGTCGGCATCCCGTTCTTCGGGGCACTGTTCAAGGCCAACCCCACGGTCTACCTGATGTTCGCGGCCGTCGCGCTGTCGTGGTACACGCTCAACCGCACCGCGTTCGGGCGGTGGGTGGTCGCCAGCGGCGAGAACCCGAAGGCCCTCGACACCGCCGGCGTGAACGTCCACCGCGTGCGCTACGTCGCGGTCTTGCTGTCGGGTGTGCTGGCTGGTGTCGGCGGCGCGGCGCTCGCGCTCGGCATCGGTCAGTTCACCGGGAACGGTCCGACGATGGTCAACGGCAAGGGGTTCATCGCCATCGTCGCCTACCTGTTCGGGAACTACAACCCCATCGGGGCGTTCCTCTCGACGATGCTGTTCGCGGGCCTCGACGCCGTCCAGTTGACCCTGCAGGCGCGGGACGTCTTCCAGGTGCCGCGACCGCTCGTGCGCACCGTCCCGTACGTCACCGTCATCGTCGTGCTCGCGCTGTTCGGTCGCACCCGCCTCCCGGAGGCGGCCGGCGACCACTACGAGTCCGGCGAGGGCGAGTGAGGCGGTAGTTCGGCCCCACGAACACCCGCCTTCGAAACGGATTAACGCCACCCTCTGGGTCCATAGCGGCCCCATAACCGGACTCTGGAGGGGCGGAGTCGCCCAACGACTAACCGTCTCGGAGGCGTACCTGTGGGCATGTTCGACCGTGGCAATTCACGCACCGAGACCACCGACAGCGACCCGACAGAGACGAACTCGTACGAGACCGAACGGGACTCCCCGGCGTCTCCCTCCTCGTGGGCACCCTGGGGTGGCCGAGGGTTGCGGTCGACCCTCGGCTACGGGAGCGCGCCGGACGGTGACGAACTCGACGAGCAGGAAGACGACGATAGCCGGTGGATCGAGGGGCTCTACGACGTGCTCATCGTCGTCGGCGTGGTGCTGTTCTTCTTCCCGGAGCCCGCGACGTCGATGGTGGGTGTCTTCCTGATCCTGCTCGGTGCGGGCGGCTGGCTGGTCGACGCGCTGCGGTGACGGCGCTCCAGGGACCGCCAGTGTATCCCACGCTGTCGCCGACCGCACACCACCTACTGTTTTGTCCGCGCCGGGTGAACACGTGGCCATGGACGAAGCCGACCTGCTGTCTGCCGCCCGCGACACCCTCGACGACGCCTACGTCCCGTACTCGGAGTACCCCGTCGGCGCCGCCATCGAGACCGCATCCGGCGAGGTGTACGTCGGCTGCAACATCGAGAACGCGAACTACTCCAACAGCCTCCACGCCGAGGAGGTCGCCATCGGCGAGGCCATCAAGGAGGGCCACCGGGAGTTCGAGCGCCTCGTCGTCACGTCCGCCGAACGCGACGCGGTTACCCCCTGCGGGATGTGCCGGCAGACACTCGCGGAGTTCTGCGACGACGAGATGCCGGTGCTCTGTGACACGGGTGACGACTTCGAGCGGTACACGCTCGGGGAGTTAATCCCGGACACGATCACGCCCGAGATGCTCGGGAAGTGAGGAGGTCGGCGAACGCGGTCCGGTTCAGGAGCACGAACCCGGCCGCGACCACGCCGAACCCGACCACGGTGACCGGACCGACGCGCTGGCCGAGCACCGCCCACCCGGTGACTGCAGTCACCACGGGCACCGCGTAGGAGACGAGGTTAGCGCGGACGGGACCCACGCTGTCGACGAGTTCGAAGTAGAACGGGTAGGCCAGCGCTGTCGCGACCACGCCGACGTAGCCGATTGCGAGAACGAGCGTCGACGAGTTCGGGAGCACCTGGGGTTCGCCGACGAGCAAACTGAGGGCGTGCACGACGACGGCGCCGACGACGAGTCCCCACGCCGTCTCCGCGAGCGCGTCTAGCTCTGAGTCCAGCCGGCCGACGAGGACGCTGCCGAGCGCGAGGTTCGCGGCGCCGACGAGCACCAGGAGTTTGCCCAGCGTCCCGCTCGCGAGCGCCGCGACCGACGGCCGGACGACGATGCCGACTCCAAGCAGGCCGAGCAGGAGGCCGACGAACTCGACGCCGTCGAGTCGCTCGGAGGG contains:
- a CDS encoding ABC transporter ATP-binding protein — protein: MSQTDAAVRLESITKRFPGVVANDEVNLSVERGTVHALLGENGAGKTTLMNVLYGLYQPTDGRIVVNGEPRDFDSPRDAIDAGIGMIHQHFMLVDPMTIAENIALGNEPRKWGGLAVDQEATRREVVELSERYGFDVDPDQTVAEASVGVQQRVEILKALYRGADILILDEPTAVLTPQEVEDLFGVLDELTEQGKTVIFITHKLGEAMHAADDVTVLRDGKHVGSVDAGETSREELAELMVGREVILEVQKQPADVGERVLGVDSLSVRDDRDVPAVRDVSFSVREGEVFGIAGVDGNGQSELIEAITGLREPESGTVTFEGRDLSEDSRRERIDNGMAYIPEDRQERGLVMEFDLVENGILGSQHSAPFAGSGRIDWEQSRDHAEHVVEAYDVRPPNADNDAASLSGGNQQKFIVGREFERDPRLVVATHPTRGVDIGSQEFIHDRLLGLREDDRAVLLVSSKLDEVQGLSDRLAVMHDGDLMAVVDPEAISEENLGLLMAGEYPEDYPSAETATPEVES
- a CDS encoding ABC transporter permease, which gives rise to MNLRDRAQAAMTRLVHASGVERLFISLSALLLSILIGAVIILAAGRMTDCGTAVYTLAFPGSLITGLVGGDAIFSMGFCYDPISVYDKLFLGALGDVVNNPTNGQFATTLAETTILIFTGVAVAIAFRAGIFNIGAQGQLVVGALLTAVVLVYVAPTFSGLGVVGTLLLLPFGILLGALGGGAYGALPGALKAYADANEVITTIMLNFVATSVALYLVSDHFKDPESFADQTVALPDFSLFPSLLFRARDDFSLVALGLGVLTLLGIWYVLTRTSFGYDVRTSGLQPDAAEYGGVDADRTIVSSMALSGALAGVGGAVYVLMVLGNFQTGVPSYGFDGITVSILAGNNPLGVGFAAFLFGVLKSGSIVVQVGSDVPPELVGVLRGLIILFVAMPEFFRMAGRKFYSVQPTGTQPVAADGGGGSDE
- a CDS encoding ABC transporter permease, with the protein product MSDASIRGRTEAAVRGAHGRLFEGRSLLQQIVIGVSLLAALGLLATGIFAPDSTARDLLAIVFADSTLGATLRLSVPIAFAALGGIFAEKSGVINIGLEGLLIISAFTGIWATDLTGSVWMGLLGGVVASTLLAGLFAVVCIEFRADQIIAGLAVWLIALGLAPFASSVIYGGTTSDSVPTFQSLPNMTVPFVSEFVTTPLGFVVELPVVGVLDLQSSLVGIPFFGALFKANPTVYLMFAAVALSWYTLNRTAFGRWVVASGENPKALDTAGVNVHRVRYVAVLLSGVLAGVGGAALALGIGQFTGNGPTMVNGKGFIAIVAYLFGNYNPIGAFLSTMLFAGLDAVQLTLQARDVFQVPRPLVRTVPYVTVIVVLALFGRTRLPEAAGDHYESGEGE
- the cdd gene encoding cytidine deaminase yields the protein MDEADLLSAARDTLDDAYVPYSEYPVGAAIETASGEVYVGCNIENANYSNSLHAEEVAIGEAIKEGHREFERLVVTSAERDAVTPCGMCRQTLAEFCDDEMPVLCDTGDDFERYTLGELIPDTITPEMLGK
- a CDS encoding DMT family transporter yields the protein MSRTRVVVLFAVVALTWGGSFVAIEVGLDGLPALLFAAFRLDVAAVVALPLAFVLSERVIPRTRTALLGVAVNGVLVAALMNAFLFAGQQYTTGAVASILFSTNPVIATGFARGLLPSERLDGVEFVGLLLGLLGVGIVVRPSVAALASGTLGKLLVLVGAANLALGSVLVGRLDSELDALAETAWGLVVGAVVVHALSLLVGEPQVLPNSSTLVLAIGYVGVVATALAYPFYFELVDSVGPVRANLVSYAVPVVTAVTGWAVLGQRVGPVTVVGFGVVAAGFVLLNRTAFADLLTSRASRA